In a single window of the Macadamia integrifolia cultivar HAES 741 unplaced genomic scaffold, SCU_Mint_v3 scaffold1350, whole genome shotgun sequence genome:
- the LOC122063541 gene encoding autophagy-related protein 18f-like isoform X1: protein MRNDGQKPQGVVPRSGRSNGFIPNSFRTISSYWRIVSSGASTVASTVRSAGASVASSIVDRDDDASRDQVQWAGFDKLECDGDIIRQVLLLGYRSGFQVWDVEEANNVLELVSRHDGPVSFLQMQPKPIGSKGSEDKFVDDRPLLVVVGDGMLSGGGNNQDGLAFHCNGNGNGNVTTCQESANGNIVPTIVRFYSLRSQSYVHILKFRSAVYSVRCSPRVVAISQASQVHCFDAVTLEREYTIVTCPIVSGSIGSGGIGYGPLAVGPRWLAYSGSPVLVSNTGRVSPQHLTPAASFSGSSDGSLVAHYAKESSKQLAAGIVTLGDMGYKKLSRYCSELLPDGSNSLKPGSPGWKNNGTVNGHSLDTDNIGMVIVRDIVSKSVVTQFRAHRSPISSLCFDHSGILLVTASVQGHNINVFRIIPPLAGNSSGSDTGGSYVHLYRLQRGFTNAIIQDISFSEDSHWIMISSSRGTSHLFAISPSGGSVNLQSTGSGLINGNNGLGVMTKIAVRWPSNSGPSKLNQQSFCASGPPVTLTVVSRIKNGNNGWKGTVSGAAAAATGRASSLSGAIASAFHNCKGNDLYSDNRSLTTKYHLLVFSPSGCVIQYVLRLSNGPESGMVLPGLSTPYESSPDSDVRLVVEALQKWDICQRQTRRDREDNLDIYGEQGYGRKIFPEGTKRMNLSYPSEGHALTKAKINAEERNHLYISEAELQMHQAQIPLWAKSEIYFQLMMMDDMKIVGKNSSGGEIEIEKIPARMIEARSKDLVPVFDNLQTPKYQQPRMPAVDNKRNCSPHQRSGLSEDGRLSCRSSCSSIDCMSEVGTVVGEHQSGIEENGWGGRRTLLESTEGFVSNNDSPKMKTRPEFVNNREILKMDTNLEFVNNNKESLKMENHLEDDSEDD, encoded by the exons ATGAGGAATGATGGCCAGAAACCGCAGGGAGTAGTTCCGAGGTCGGGGCGGAGTAATGGGTTCATTCCGAACTCTTTCCGTACGATCTCTAGTTACTGGAGGATTGTCTCCTCGGGAGCCTCCACTGTTGCTTCCACAGTTCGATCAGCTGGTGCGTCGGTTGCGTCTTCGATTGTGGATAGAGATGACGATGCCAGCCGTGATCAG GTGCAATGGGCGGGGTTTGACAAGCTAGAATGCGATGGTGACATCATCCGTCAAGTTCTCTTGCTGGGTTATCGATCTGGTTTCCAAGTTTGGGATGTTGAGGAAGCTAATAATGTGCTTGAGCTTGTATCCAGGCATGATGGGCCTGTTTCTTTTTTGCAAATGCAACCAAAGCCAATTGGATCAAAGGGATCAGAAGACAAGTTTGTAGATGATCGTCCATTGCTGGTTGTTGTTGGAGATGGAATGCTTTCAGGGGGTGGTAATAACCAGGATGGTTTGGCATTCCACTGcaatgggaatgggaatgggaatgTTACTACTTGCCAAGAATCTGCAAATGGCAACATTGTTCCCACAATTGTTCGGTTTTATTCCTTGAGGTCTCAATCTTATGTACATATTCTGAAGTTCAGATCTGCTGTTTACTCAGTAAGGTGCAGTCCTCGAGTTGTAGCAATTTCTCAGGCATCTCAG GTACATTGTTTTGATGCTGTAACATTGGAGAGAGAATACACTATTGTTACATGTCCTATAGTTTCGGGTAGTATTGGTTCTGGTGGTATCGGCTATGGACCGCTTGCAGTGGGTCCCAGGTGGTTGGCTTATAGTGGAAGTCCTGTTTTAGTTTCAAATACAGGTCGTGTTAGTCCACAACATCTCACACCTGCTGCAAGTTTCTCTGGTTCTTCAGATGGCAGCCTTGTGGCACATTATGCAAAAGAATCTAGCAAGCAACTTGCTGCTGGTATAGTGACTCTTGGAGATATGGGATACAAGAAGCTGTCAAGGTATTGCTCTGAACTTCTGCCAGATGGCAGTAATTCTCTGAAACCTGGAAGTCCGGGCTGGAAGAACAATGGCACTGTCAATGGCCATTCACTAGATACAGATAACATTGGAATG GTAATTGTCAGGGATATTGTCTCTAAATCTGTTGTAACCCAGTTTAGAGCACACAGGAGTCCTATTTCTTCATTGTGCTTTGATCATAGTGGAATCCTGTTGGTGACTGCTTCAGTTCAAGGTCACAACATCAATGTCTTCCGTATAATACCTCCACTTGCAGGAAATTCATCTGGATCTGATACTGGTGGTTCTTATGTGCATCTTTACCGGCTGCAACGTGGTTTCACCAATGCG ATTATACAGGACATCAGTTTCAGTGAGGACAGCCACTGGATTATGATAAGTTCCTCAAGGGGAACGAGTCACTTATTTGCAATATCTCCTTCAGGAGGATCCGTAAACCTTCAGTCTACTGGTTCTGGTCTCATTAATGGCAACAATGGCCTGGGTGTGATGACTAAGATAGCAGTTCGTTGGCCATCAAATTCAGGACCATCAAAGCTCAATCAACAGAGCTTCTGTGCATCTGGTCCCCCTGTTACATTGACAGTTGTTAGCAGAATAAAGAATGGGAATAATGGGTGGAAAGGCACTGTGAGTGGTGCTGCTGCAGCTGCGACTGGCAGGGCCAGTTCCCTTTCTGGGGCTATTGCTTCTGCCTTCCACAACTGCAAAGGAAATGATTTGTATTCGGACAACAGGTCACTGACCACTAAGTATCATCTTCTGGTGTTCTCTCCTTCTGGTTGCGTGATACAATATGTGTTGCGTCTATCTAATGGGCCAGAGTCCGGGATGGTTTTGCCAGGATTGAGCACTCCTTATGAATCATCTCCAGATAGTGATGTGAGGTTGGTTGTGGAAGCACTGCAGAAGTGGGATATATGTCAAAGACAAACTCGAAGAGATCGAGAAGATAATCTTGACATTTATGGTGAACAGGGTTATGGCAGAAAAATTTTCCCTGAGGGAACAAAGAGGATGAATCTTAGTTATCCTTCTGAAGGGCATGCTCTGACTAAAGCGAAGATCAATGCTGAGGAAAGAAATCATTTGTATATCTCAGAAGCTGAACTGCAGATGCATCAAGCTCAAATTCCTCTGTGGGCAAAATCTGAG ATATACTTTCAGCTGATGATGATGGATGACATGAAGATAGTAGGGAAAAATTCTTCAGGAGGGGAAATTGAGATTGAAAAAATTCCAGCTCGCATGATTGAAGCAAGATCAAAAGATCTGGTTCCAGTGTTTGACAATCTTCAGACTCCAAAATATCAACAGCCAAG GATGCCTGCTGTAGATAACAAGCGAAACTGTTCACCTCATCAAAGGTCTGGACTGTCTGAAGATGGGAGGCTTTCATGCAGAAGCAGTTGTAGCTCTATTGACTGTATGTCTGAAGTTGGCACTGTGGTGGGGGAACATCAGAGTGGCATTGAAGAAAATGGTTGGGGTGGTCGCCGGACTTTATTGGAATCAACTGAGGGCTTTGTAAGTAATAATGACAGCCCCAAAATGAAGACTCGGCCCGAGTTTGTAAATAATAGAGAGATCCTGAAGATGGATACCAACCTCGAGTTTGTAAATAACAATAAAGAGAGCCTGAAGATGGAGAATCACTTGGAGGACGACAGTGAGGATGACTAA
- the LOC122063541 gene encoding autophagy-related protein 18f-like isoform X2, with translation MRNDGQKPQGVVPRSGRSNGFIPNSFRTISSYWRIVSSGASTVASTVRSAGASVASSIVDRDDDASRDQVQWAGFDKLECDGDIIRQVLLLGYRSGFQVWDVEEANNVLELVSRHDGPVSFLQMQPKPIGSKGSEDKFVDDRPLLVVVGDGMLSGGGNNQDGLAFHCNGNGNGNVTTCQESANGNIVPTIVRFYSLRSQSYVHILKFRSAVYSVRCSPRVVAISQASQVHCFDAVTLEREYTIVTCPIVSGSIGSGGIGYGPLAVGPRWLAYSGSPVLVSNTGRVSPQHLTPAASFSGSSDGSLVAHYAKESSKQLAAGIVTLGDMGYKKLSRYCSELLPDGSNSLKPGSPGWKNNGTVNGHSLDTDNIGMVIVRDIVSKSVVTQFRAHRSPISSLCFDHSGILLVTASVQGHNINVFRIIPPLAGNSSGSDTGGSYVHLYRLQRGFTNAIIQDISFSEDSHWIMISSSRGTSHLFAISPSGGSVNLQSTGSGLINGNNGLGVMTKIAVRWPSNSGPSKLNQQSFCASGPPVTLTVVSRIKNGNNGWKGTVSGAAAAATGRASSLSGAIASAFHNCKGNDLYSDNRSLTTKYHLLVFSPSGCVIQYVLRLSNGPESGMVLPGLSTPYESSPDSDVRLVVEALQKWDICQRQTRRDREDNLDIYGEQGYGRKIFPEGTKRMNLSYPSEGHALTKAKINAEERNHLYISEAELQMHQAQIPLWAKSELMMMDDMKIVGKNSSGGEIEIEKIPARMIEARSKDLVPVFDNLQTPKYQQPRMPAVDNKRNCSPHQRSGLSEDGRLSCRSSCSSIDCMSEVGTVVGEHQSGIEENGWGGRRTLLESTEGFVSNNDSPKMKTRPEFVNNREILKMDTNLEFVNNNKESLKMENHLEDDSEDD, from the exons ATGAGGAATGATGGCCAGAAACCGCAGGGAGTAGTTCCGAGGTCGGGGCGGAGTAATGGGTTCATTCCGAACTCTTTCCGTACGATCTCTAGTTACTGGAGGATTGTCTCCTCGGGAGCCTCCACTGTTGCTTCCACAGTTCGATCAGCTGGTGCGTCGGTTGCGTCTTCGATTGTGGATAGAGATGACGATGCCAGCCGTGATCAG GTGCAATGGGCGGGGTTTGACAAGCTAGAATGCGATGGTGACATCATCCGTCAAGTTCTCTTGCTGGGTTATCGATCTGGTTTCCAAGTTTGGGATGTTGAGGAAGCTAATAATGTGCTTGAGCTTGTATCCAGGCATGATGGGCCTGTTTCTTTTTTGCAAATGCAACCAAAGCCAATTGGATCAAAGGGATCAGAAGACAAGTTTGTAGATGATCGTCCATTGCTGGTTGTTGTTGGAGATGGAATGCTTTCAGGGGGTGGTAATAACCAGGATGGTTTGGCATTCCACTGcaatgggaatgggaatgggaatgTTACTACTTGCCAAGAATCTGCAAATGGCAACATTGTTCCCACAATTGTTCGGTTTTATTCCTTGAGGTCTCAATCTTATGTACATATTCTGAAGTTCAGATCTGCTGTTTACTCAGTAAGGTGCAGTCCTCGAGTTGTAGCAATTTCTCAGGCATCTCAG GTACATTGTTTTGATGCTGTAACATTGGAGAGAGAATACACTATTGTTACATGTCCTATAGTTTCGGGTAGTATTGGTTCTGGTGGTATCGGCTATGGACCGCTTGCAGTGGGTCCCAGGTGGTTGGCTTATAGTGGAAGTCCTGTTTTAGTTTCAAATACAGGTCGTGTTAGTCCACAACATCTCACACCTGCTGCAAGTTTCTCTGGTTCTTCAGATGGCAGCCTTGTGGCACATTATGCAAAAGAATCTAGCAAGCAACTTGCTGCTGGTATAGTGACTCTTGGAGATATGGGATACAAGAAGCTGTCAAGGTATTGCTCTGAACTTCTGCCAGATGGCAGTAATTCTCTGAAACCTGGAAGTCCGGGCTGGAAGAACAATGGCACTGTCAATGGCCATTCACTAGATACAGATAACATTGGAATG GTAATTGTCAGGGATATTGTCTCTAAATCTGTTGTAACCCAGTTTAGAGCACACAGGAGTCCTATTTCTTCATTGTGCTTTGATCATAGTGGAATCCTGTTGGTGACTGCTTCAGTTCAAGGTCACAACATCAATGTCTTCCGTATAATACCTCCACTTGCAGGAAATTCATCTGGATCTGATACTGGTGGTTCTTATGTGCATCTTTACCGGCTGCAACGTGGTTTCACCAATGCG ATTATACAGGACATCAGTTTCAGTGAGGACAGCCACTGGATTATGATAAGTTCCTCAAGGGGAACGAGTCACTTATTTGCAATATCTCCTTCAGGAGGATCCGTAAACCTTCAGTCTACTGGTTCTGGTCTCATTAATGGCAACAATGGCCTGGGTGTGATGACTAAGATAGCAGTTCGTTGGCCATCAAATTCAGGACCATCAAAGCTCAATCAACAGAGCTTCTGTGCATCTGGTCCCCCTGTTACATTGACAGTTGTTAGCAGAATAAAGAATGGGAATAATGGGTGGAAAGGCACTGTGAGTGGTGCTGCTGCAGCTGCGACTGGCAGGGCCAGTTCCCTTTCTGGGGCTATTGCTTCTGCCTTCCACAACTGCAAAGGAAATGATTTGTATTCGGACAACAGGTCACTGACCACTAAGTATCATCTTCTGGTGTTCTCTCCTTCTGGTTGCGTGATACAATATGTGTTGCGTCTATCTAATGGGCCAGAGTCCGGGATGGTTTTGCCAGGATTGAGCACTCCTTATGAATCATCTCCAGATAGTGATGTGAGGTTGGTTGTGGAAGCACTGCAGAAGTGGGATATATGTCAAAGACAAACTCGAAGAGATCGAGAAGATAATCTTGACATTTATGGTGAACAGGGTTATGGCAGAAAAATTTTCCCTGAGGGAACAAAGAGGATGAATCTTAGTTATCCTTCTGAAGGGCATGCTCTGACTAAAGCGAAGATCAATGCTGAGGAAAGAAATCATTTGTATATCTCAGAAGCTGAACTGCAGATGCATCAAGCTCAAATTCCTCTGTGGGCAAAATCTGAG CTGATGATGATGGATGACATGAAGATAGTAGGGAAAAATTCTTCAGGAGGGGAAATTGAGATTGAAAAAATTCCAGCTCGCATGATTGAAGCAAGATCAAAAGATCTGGTTCCAGTGTTTGACAATCTTCAGACTCCAAAATATCAACAGCCAAG GATGCCTGCTGTAGATAACAAGCGAAACTGTTCACCTCATCAAAGGTCTGGACTGTCTGAAGATGGGAGGCTTTCATGCAGAAGCAGTTGTAGCTCTATTGACTGTATGTCTGAAGTTGGCACTGTGGTGGGGGAACATCAGAGTGGCATTGAAGAAAATGGTTGGGGTGGTCGCCGGACTTTATTGGAATCAACTGAGGGCTTTGTAAGTAATAATGACAGCCCCAAAATGAAGACTCGGCCCGAGTTTGTAAATAATAGAGAGATCCTGAAGATGGATACCAACCTCGAGTTTGTAAATAACAATAAAGAGAGCCTGAAGATGGAGAATCACTTGGAGGACGACAGTGAGGATGACTAA